In Accipiter gentilis unplaced genomic scaffold, bAccGen1.1, whole genome shotgun sequence, one DNA window encodes the following:
- the LOC126037438 gene encoding E3 ubiquitin-protein ligase TRIM7-like, whose product MRLRLPSELPAELEKSLSSCRRQRDALWQALKEFRETGQPETKPGRGRCPSAEEKAKPPREPGAVPLPQLLADRKGVRWDEEERDEAEEPRRAQGPAGGSERVGHPGEMQDTDVLAGFCQRLLFPPDTGVLPAPPNTSSLPPEFLSQLRSCRRSCKSLRSAPNLPSPTLPLPLATALGVLECCRSPLRKTIARPLRVGVSLSVHKKQPRRFSHGCGTRRGKSSGGNHLRHAAGAGSCPQCRLPFPRDGFRPNRQLANVVAAVRELAMPAAEELCRRHCQPFTLFCRRNGILLCAACAENRAHRAVPLEEAACEYRERFETSLKALQEEDERHARLAAAAEEPRQEMLSRADAEKQKLLAVLEGLRRVLGEQESRFLIRLGCLRRGLEEQRRGETTELARLRQRRTELQTKCRQTDSDLLRDAQITLSRCTEWRAQPSLPPTPELEAEFEDFALKTNMLAEAVTQFKDILGCSLEEDLGGYRRADNHVQLLELVIWCKAQG is encoded by the exons ATGAGGCTTCGCCTCCCCTCCGAGCTCCCCGCCGAGCTGGAGAAGAGCCTGAGCTCCTGCCGCCGCCAACGGGACGCTCTCTGGCAGGCCCTGAAGGAATTCAGAG aGACGGGGCAACCCGAAACAAAgccaggaagggggagatgtcCCAGCGCAGAAGAAAAGG CGAAGCCGCCTCGGGAGCCCGGCGCAGTTCCTCTCCCGCAGCTTCTGGCAGACAGAAAGGGCGTGCGGTGGGACGAAGAGGAGCGGGACGAGGCTGAAGAGCCCCGGCGAGCCCAAGGGCCGGCCGGCGGTAGCGAGCGGGTGGGTCACCCCGGGGAGATGCAGGACACGGACGTGTTAGCCGGGTTCTGCCAGAGGTTGCTTTTCCCTCCGGATACCggggtgctgcctgcacccccaaacaCGAGTTCTCTCCCACCCGAGTTCCTCTCCCAGCTCCGATCCTGCCGGCGAAGCTGCAAAAGCCTCCGCTCTGCCCCAAACTTGCCTTCACCAACGCTGCCCCTTCCCTTAGCGACCGCTCTCGGGGTGCTCGAGTGTTGCCGTTCGCCGTTAag GAAAACCATCGCCCGGCCCCTTCGCGTGGGCGTTTCTCTGAGCGTTCACAAGAAACAACCCCGTCGCTTCAGCCATGGCTGCGGGACACGCCGTGGAAAATCTTCAGGAGGAAACCACCTGCGCC ATGCCGCTGGGGCCGGTTCCTGCCCCCAGTGCCGTTTACCTTTCCCCCGCGATGGCTTCCGTCCCAACCGGCAACTGGCCAATGTGGTGGCAGCCGTCCGGGAGCTGGCAATGCCGGCGGCGGAGGAGCTTTGCCGGCGGCACTGCCAGCCCTTCACCCTTTTTTGTCGCCGGAATGGGATCCTCCTCTGTGCCGCCTGCGCCGAGAACCGTGCCCACCGTGCCGTGCCCCTCGAAGAGGCCGCTTGCGAGTACAGG GAGCGGTTTGAAACTTCCCTAAAAGCCCTGCAAGAGGAGGACGAGCGACatgccaggctggcagcagcagcggaGGAACCGAGACAGGAGATGCTG AGCCGAGCCGATGCCgagaagcagaagctgctggCGGTGCTGGAAGGGCTTCGGCGGGTGCTGGGCGAGCAGGAATCGCGGTTCTTGATCCGTCTTGGTTGCCTGCGCcgagggctggaggagcagcgtCGCGGGGAGACCACCGAGCTGGCCCGGCTCCGGCAACGCCGCACCGAGCTCCAGACCAAGTGCCGACAAACGGACAGTGACCTGCTACGG gaTGCCCAAATCACCTTGAGCAG GTGCACGGAGTGGAGGGCGCAGCCATCGCTGCCACCAACGCCAGAGCTGGAAGCGGAGTTTGAGGATTTTGCCCTGAAAACCAACATGCTGGCAGAGGCGGTGACACAGTTTAAAG ACATCTTGGGGTGCTCACTGGAGGAAGACTTGGGGGGATACCGGAGAG CTGATAATCATGTGCAACTTTTGGAGCTGGTGATCTGGTGCAAAGCCCAGGGTTGA